DNA sequence from the Paenibacillus azoreducens genome:
ATCCCGATGATTACGCCAACGATTTTATTCAATCTGATTACATCCATTATCGCGGCATTCCAGCAGCTGACTTTGGCCTTATTGCTGACGGGAGGCGGGCCGCTGAAGTCCACGTATTTTTATGCCATGTACATGTACGAAAACGCATTCAAATATTTCAAAATGGGTTATTCCGCCGCAAACGCCTGGTTTATGTTCCTGATCGTGCTTGTGCTGACGTTCCTCGTCTTCAAGTCATCGGAAGCGTGGGTATTCTATGAAGGCGAAATGAAAAAGAATTCACAGAAGAAGCTGAAAGCCGGAAAAGGGGGGCAGACCGGATGAGAAAAACATTGACGTACGCGATGCTGATCTTTTTTTCGCTCCTTTTTATCGCGCCATTGTTCTGGGCGGTGACGACCGCGCTAAAATCGCAGCAGGAGCTGTATCTGTTCCCGCCCAAATGGATTCCTTCCGTCTGGAAATTCAGCAATTTCGCTGAAGCATGGAATACCCAGCCTTTTAACCTGTTTTTGAAAAATACGGTGATCATCACGGCTTTGTCCACAATTGGGCAGTTGATCTCCTGCACCCTTGTCGCTTACGGCTTCGCCCGGTTCCAGTTCAAGGGACGCGACATGCTGTTTCTCGTCGTGCTGGCGACCATGATGATTCCATGGGAAGTGACCATGATTCCGCAATACATGGAATTTAACTATTTAGGTTGGATCAATACGCTCAAGCCGCTGATCGTGCCATCCTGGTTCGGGTCTGCTTATTATATCTTTTTGCTGCGGCAGTTTATTTTGACCCTGCCAAGAGAGCTGGACGAAGCCGCGACGATTGACGGCGCCAGCAAAATGACGGTGCTGTTTCGAATCATCGTGCCGCTGATGGGGCCTTCGCTGATTCTGGTGGCCGTATTTCAGATCATGAACTGCTGGAACGATTACCTCGGACCGCTCATTTTCCTGAATGACCAGACGAAATATAC
Encoded proteins:
- a CDS encoding carbohydrate ABC transporter permease, which produces MRKTLTYAMLIFFSLLFIAPLFWAVTTALKSQQELYLFPPKWIPSVWKFSNFAEAWNTQPFNLFLKNTVIITALSTIGQLISCTLVAYGFARFQFKGRDMLFLVVLATMMIPWEVTMIPQYMEFNYLGWINTLKPLIVPSWFGSAYYIFLLRQFILTLPRELDEAATIDGASKMTVLFRIIVPLMGPSLILVAVFQIMNCWNDYLGPLIFLNDQTKYTLTLGLSQFKGMYGVDMQSIMAITCLISIPPLAIFFFAQRYIVGGIATTGIKG